GGCTCGGTGTCGGGGACAGTTCCGCTTCGTGAATCACGGTCTCGACCTCGTGTTTCGAGATACCCTCACCCCGACCCTCTCCCAGAGGGAGAGGGAGGGGTTTCTCAGTCTCAGACTCAGCCCGCGTGCTTGCGGTTGCGGCGATCCTGCGTCAGCGCGCCTCGCACCACCCCGGCCACCTCCGCCATCACCTCCGGCGTGAGATCCTGGTGACACGGAATCTCCACGATGCTCCGTCTCAGCTGCGCCACCTCCGGGAATGCCGACGCGTCGCACGCCGGGTGGAAGTGCCGCCAGAAGTCGATCGCCTCGATGCCCTTGGCGTGCAGCCTCGCCAGCACCTCCGCCTTGTCCTCCACCACCAGCGGGTAGAAGAGCGGGCTCACCCCCGCCGGCAGCTGGTTGAACAGCGGCTGCGACACGTCGCGCAGCCGCCCCAGCAGGAAGAAGTAGTTGCGCCGCCGCCGCTCGACGATCGCCTCCAGATCCTGCGCCTGGGCGATCCGCTTCGCGAACGGGCTCATCCCCAGGTCCACGTGCCGCCGATCGAAGTGCTGCGTGCCCGTGGCCACGCGCTCGATGTCCGCCGCCTTCACCGCCCCCTTGCCCAGGCTCCGGATGAAGCGGCGCACGCCCCGGCCGAACGAGCCTCCTCGCAGCTCCAGGTTCTGCAGCAGCGCGGACACCGTGTGGCTCAGCGTGGACGTGAAGGGCGGCTTGGGCGGCTCCGGCAGGCTGTACTGCCGGGGGCCGTTGACGGTGAGCGCCCCGCCGTGCGGCAGCGGCAGCGTCTTGTAGAGGCAGAAGATGCCGATGTCTCCCGTCGTCCCCAGCGGCACCGAGCCGTCCGCGCTCAACAGCGACAGCGCGCAGTCCTCGATGAGCGGCAGGCCGTGCTTGTCCGCCAGCTTGCGCATCTCGTCCACGGGGCCGGGGAAGCCCGCGTAGTGGGTGAGGTAGAGCGCCTTCGTCTTCGGCCCGATGCGCCGCTCCACGTCCTCCACGTCCACGTCCCAGCGGCTGCCCACCCGGTAGAAGCGCGGCGTGGCCCCGGCATCCGCCACGGCCTCCACCTCCACACCGTGGTGGTAGGCCGGCATCAACACCTCGCCCTTGTCCAGCCCCAGCATCTTCACCGTCGTCCAGACGGCGTTGCGGGCGAAGTAGAACCAACGGACGTTGGACGCGTGGAAGGGCATGAAGCCGCTCGGCTCCCGGTGGCCGAACAGCATGCCCGGCCAGAGCGTGGGCAGAGCGGGGACGAACAACCTCGAGTTCTTCACTTCT
This is a stretch of genomic DNA from Archangium violaceum. It encodes these proteins:
- a CDS encoding DegT/DnrJ/EryC1/StrS family aminotransferase, which produces MEEVKNSRLFVPALPTLWPGMLFGHREPSGFMPFHASNVRWFYFARNAVWTTVKMLGLDKGEVLMPAYHHGVEVEAVADAGATPRFYRVGSRWDVDVEDVERRIGPKTKALYLTHYAGFPGPVDEMRKLADKHGLPLIEDCALSLLSADGSVPLGTTGDIGIFCLYKTLPLPHGGALTVNGPRQYSLPEPPKPPFTSTLSHTVSALLQNLELRGGSFGRGVRRFIRSLGKGAVKAADIERVATGTQHFDRRHVDLGMSPFAKRIAQAQDLEAIVERRRRNYFFLLGRLRDVSQPLFNQLPAGVSPLFYPLVVEDKAEVLARLHAKGIEAIDFWRHFHPACDASAFPEVAQLRRSIVEIPCHQDLTPEVMAEVAGVVRGALTQDRRNRKHAG